A region of Streptomyces sp. R44 DNA encodes the following proteins:
- a CDS encoding PadR family transcriptional regulator, with protein sequence MLELSILGFLYEKPLHGYELKERIQGLSGHVRPVSDGALYPAITRLVKNGLVDSRTEPGASAAPRRTLSLTPEGRRELLARLRTPKDAEITDGQRFFTLLAFLRHLPDPADQAAVLRRRQEFLDTPASFFYEGGTPVTVERAPDLFRQGMLRIARATGTAEKAWLKEALAELEDPQPRG encoded by the coding sequence GTGCTGGAGCTGTCGATCCTGGGCTTCCTGTACGAGAAGCCGCTGCACGGCTACGAGCTCAAGGAGCGCATCCAGGGCCTGAGCGGCCACGTCCGCCCGGTCAGCGACGGCGCCCTCTACCCGGCCATCACACGACTGGTGAAGAACGGCCTGGTCGACAGCCGTACGGAGCCCGGCGCGAGCGCGGCCCCGCGCCGCACGCTCTCACTCACCCCCGAGGGCCGCCGGGAGCTCCTCGCCCGGCTGCGCACGCCCAAGGACGCCGAGATCACCGACGGCCAGCGCTTCTTCACCCTGCTCGCCTTCCTGCGGCACCTGCCCGACCCGGCGGACCAGGCGGCCGTCCTCCGCCGCCGCCAGGAGTTCCTGGACACCCCGGCCAGCTTCTTCTACGAGGGCGGGACCCCGGTCACCGTCGAGCGGGCGCCCGACCTCTTCCGCCAGGGGATGCTGCGGATCGCCCGCGCGACGGGCACGGCGGAGAAGGCCTGGCTGAAGGAGGCCCTGGCGGAGCTGGAGGACCCGCAGCCGCGGGGCTAG
- a CDS encoding NlpC/P60 family protein: protein MASHRRPARVTVLTAAAAATAAASLGAVPASADPGATPAATRATVDRLFEEAEKATEGYNRADEKADALRRTVSQAQDSLARGQERINRMRGALGSVAGAQYRSGGIDPALALLLSSDPDSYLDRATALDRVTARQSAALGELLREQRALNQKRSEARTALGELERSRAEVARHKRTVERKLAEARRVLASLTVEERADYDRASRTGERADAPAEELPPLADLGPSRAAAAVIAARSAIGRPYVWGATGPSAFDCSGLMVWSYRQAGISLPRTSSAQRYAGRQVPLSQAQPGDLVTYRGDASHVAIYAGNGQVIHAPYPGARVRYDPVNMMSHVTVTRV from the coding sequence GTGGCGTCCCACCGCCGACCCGCCCGGGTCACCGTCCTCACCGCCGCCGCCGCGGCCACCGCGGCGGCGTCCCTCGGGGCCGTCCCCGCGAGTGCCGACCCCGGGGCCACGCCCGCGGCCACCCGCGCCACGGTCGACCGCCTCTTCGAGGAGGCCGAGAAGGCCACCGAGGGCTACAACCGGGCGGACGAGAAGGCGGACGCGCTGCGCAGGACGGTCTCCCAGGCGCAGGACAGCCTCGCCCGCGGCCAGGAGCGCATCAACCGCATGCGGGGCGCGCTCGGTTCGGTCGCCGGAGCCCAGTACCGCTCCGGCGGCATCGACCCCGCGCTCGCCCTGCTGCTCTCCTCCGACCCCGACAGCTACCTGGACCGGGCCACCGCCCTGGACCGGGTCACCGCCCGCCAGAGCGCCGCGCTCGGCGAGCTCCTGCGCGAGCAGCGCGCCCTGAACCAGAAGCGGAGCGAGGCCCGCACGGCCCTCGGCGAACTGGAGCGCAGCCGGGCCGAGGTCGCCCGCCACAAGCGCACCGTCGAGCGGAAGCTCGCCGAGGCCCGCCGGGTGCTCGCCTCCCTCACCGTCGAGGAGCGCGCCGACTACGACCGCGCCTCCCGCACCGGCGAGCGCGCCGACGCGCCCGCCGAGGAACTGCCGCCGCTCGCCGACCTCGGCCCCTCGCGGGCCGCCGCCGCGGTGATCGCCGCCCGCAGCGCGATCGGCAGGCCGTACGTGTGGGGCGCGACCGGCCCGTCCGCCTTCGACTGCTCGGGCCTGATGGTCTGGTCGTACCGGCAGGCCGGGATCAGCCTGCCCCGCACCTCCTCGGCGCAGCGGTACGCCGGCCGCCAGGTGCCGCTCTCGCAGGCGCAGCCGGGCGACCTCGTCACGTACCGCGGCGACGCCAGCCATGTGGCGATCTACGCCGGGAACGGCCAGGTCATCCACGCCCCCTACCCGGGCGCCCGGGTCCGCTACGACCCGGTCAACATGATGTCCCACGTCACAGTGACCCGGGTCTGA
- a CDS encoding SRPBCC family protein has translation MAEHTSSSITIEAAPADVMGVIADFARYPEWTGEVKEAEVLSSDEAGRAEKVRLLLDAGAIKDDHTLAYTWTGDNEVSWTLVKSQMLRSLDGSYLLKALGDDRTEVTYQLTVDVKIPMLGMIKRKAEKVIIDRALQGLKQRVESGA, from the coding sequence ATGGCCGAACACACCAGCTCGAGCATCACCATCGAGGCGGCGCCGGCCGACGTCATGGGCGTGATCGCCGACTTCGCCCGCTACCCCGAGTGGACCGGCGAGGTGAAGGAGGCCGAGGTCCTGTCGTCCGACGAGGCCGGCCGCGCGGAGAAGGTCCGGCTGCTCCTGGACGCGGGCGCCATCAAGGACGACCACACCCTGGCGTACACCTGGACCGGGGACAACGAGGTCTCCTGGACCCTGGTCAAGTCCCAGATGCTGCGCTCGCTCGACGGCTCGTACCTGCTGAAGGCCCTCGGCGACGACCGCACCGAGGTGACGTACCAGCTGACGGTGGACGTCAAGATCCCCATGCTCGGCATGATCAAGCGCAAGGCGGAGAAGGTCATCATCGACCGCGCCCTGCAGGGCCTGAAGCAGCGCGTGGAATCGGGCGCGTAA
- a CDS encoding glycosyltransferase family 4 protein: protein MHKTLIVTNDFPPRPGGIQAFLHNMALRLDPDRIVVYASTWKRSREGIEATAAFDAEQPFTVVRDRTTMLLPTPRVTARATALLREHGCESVWFGAAAPLGLMAPALRRAGAKRLVATTHGHEAGWAQLPAARQLLRRIGEGTDTITYLGEYTRSRIATALTPAAARRMVQLPPGVDEKTFHPDSGGDEVRARLGLSDRPVVVCVSRLVPRKGQDTLIRAMPAILSRVPDAVLLIVGGGPYEKDLHRLAAETGVAGSVRFTGAVPWSELPAHYGAGDVFAMPCRTRRGGLDVEGLGIVYLEASATGLPVVAGDSGGAPDAVLDGETGWVVRGESAEETADRVTTLLLDPELRARMGERGRAWVEERWRWDLLAERLRALL from the coding sequence ATGCACAAGACCCTGATCGTAACCAACGACTTCCCGCCGCGTCCCGGCGGAATCCAGGCCTTCCTGCACAACATGGCACTCCGCCTGGACCCCGACCGGATCGTGGTCTACGCCTCCACGTGGAAGCGCAGCCGCGAAGGGATCGAGGCGACGGCCGCGTTCGACGCCGAACAGCCTTTCACGGTCGTACGGGATCGCACCACCATGCTGCTGCCGACTCCTCGGGTCACCGCCCGCGCCACCGCGCTCCTCCGCGAGCACGGCTGCGAGTCCGTGTGGTTCGGCGCGGCCGCACCGCTCGGCCTGATGGCCCCCGCCCTGCGCAGGGCCGGCGCGAAGCGGCTCGTCGCCACCACCCACGGGCACGAGGCCGGCTGGGCCCAGCTCCCGGCCGCCCGGCAGCTCCTCCGCCGCATCGGCGAGGGCACGGACACGATCACCTACCTCGGCGAGTACACCCGCTCCCGGATCGCGACCGCCCTCACCCCGGCCGCCGCCCGACGCATGGTCCAGCTCCCGCCCGGCGTCGACGAGAAGACCTTCCACCCCGACTCGGGCGGCGACGAGGTCCGCGCCCGCCTCGGGCTCAGCGACCGCCCCGTCGTCGTCTGCGTCTCCCGGCTCGTCCCGCGCAAGGGCCAGGACACCCTGATCCGGGCCATGCCCGCGATCCTGAGCCGGGTCCCGGACGCCGTCCTCCTGATCGTCGGCGGCGGACCGTACGAGAAGGACCTGCACCGTCTCGCCGCCGAGACGGGCGTGGCCGGATCCGTACGCTTCACCGGCGCCGTCCCCTGGTCCGAGCTGCCCGCCCACTACGGGGCCGGCGACGTCTTCGCCATGCCCTGCCGCACCCGGCGCGGCGGCCTCGACGTCGAGGGCCTCGGCATCGTCTACCTGGAGGCCTCCGCCACCGGCCTGCCCGTCGTCGCCGGCGACTCCGGCGGCGCGCCCGACGCCGTCCTCGACGGCGAGACCGGCTGGGTCGTCCGCGGCGAGTCCGCCGAGGAGACCGCCGACCGCGTCACCACCCTCCTCCTCGACCCCGAGCTCCGCGCCCGCATGGGCGAGCGGGGCCGGGCCTGGGTGGAGGAGCGCTGGCGCTGGGACCTCCTCGCGGAGCGGCTGCGCGCGCTGCTGTAG
- a CDS encoding glycosyltransferase 87 family protein, which translates to MTTGAVENGSRTGLRLPLGLWGLSRVLLLLCVFKVVVIPGPDITFDVRDIYQGWYEVLRTGTYPLDDVTWQYPPAAAFAILAPGLLPFLDYASAFFVLAFLCDALVFGLLLHTGRRAGRSSRGAWFWLAGVPLLGPTAYARYDVMVTAVAVAGLLAAGRSPRVLGALAGFGAVLKVWPVLLLAGTPKGRATFRSWSAAVGAGAAVLAFCVVWMPGALAFLGFQRDRGTEVESLGSMVFHVVRHFGWEGEAIMNYGSIEFLGPYVSTVSTAALGLTVAAFGWLLVWRIRARAFASSTVADAAFVAVLLFTTTSRVLSPQYMLWLVGLAAVCLAFRSSRMRKPAHLVLWATAVTQFEFPVWFSHVTRSDPLGVAVLFTRNGLLIAATVIACRILWRHTVTEPRLAEAGKAPAQEAQPEREKALSGSF; encoded by the coding sequence GTGACGACGGGTGCCGTGGAGAACGGGTCACGCACGGGTCTGCGACTTCCGCTCGGCCTCTGGGGTCTGTCCCGGGTCCTGCTGCTGCTCTGCGTCTTCAAGGTCGTGGTGATCCCCGGCCCCGACATCACCTTCGACGTCCGGGACATCTACCAGGGCTGGTACGAGGTGCTGCGGACGGGCACGTATCCGCTGGACGACGTCACCTGGCAGTACCCGCCGGCCGCGGCGTTCGCGATCCTCGCCCCCGGTCTGCTGCCGTTCCTCGACTACGCCTCCGCGTTCTTCGTCCTCGCCTTCCTCTGCGACGCGCTGGTCTTCGGGCTGCTCCTCCACACGGGCCGCCGCGCGGGCCGCTCGTCGCGGGGTGCCTGGTTCTGGCTCGCGGGCGTCCCGCTGCTGGGCCCGACGGCGTACGCCCGGTACGACGTGATGGTCACCGCCGTCGCGGTGGCGGGGCTGCTCGCGGCGGGCCGCAGCCCGCGCGTCCTGGGCGCCCTGGCCGGTTTCGGCGCGGTCCTGAAGGTGTGGCCGGTGCTGCTGCTCGCGGGCACGCCGAAGGGGCGGGCGACCTTCCGGTCCTGGTCGGCGGCGGTGGGCGCGGGGGCCGCGGTCCTGGCGTTCTGCGTGGTGTGGATGCCGGGGGCGCTGGCCTTCCTCGGCTTCCAGCGGGACCGGGGCACGGAGGTCGAGTCGCTGGGCTCGATGGTCTTCCACGTCGTCCGGCACTTCGGCTGGGAGGGCGAGGCGATCATGAACTACGGGTCGATCGAGTTCCTCGGCCCGTACGTGTCGACGGTGTCGACGGCCGCGCTCGGCCTCACGGTCGCCGCGTTCGGCTGGCTGCTCGTGTGGCGGATCCGGGCGCGGGCCTTCGCCTCGTCGACGGTGGCGGACGCGGCCTTCGTGGCGGTGCTGCTGTTCACGACGACGAGCCGGGTGCTCTCCCCCCAGTACATGCTGTGGCTGGTCGGTCTGGCCGCGGTGTGCCTCGCCTTCCGGTCGAGCCGGATGCGGAAGCCCGCGCATCTGGTGCTGTGGGCGACGGCGGTGACGCAGTTCGAGTTCCCGGTGTGGTTCTCGCACGTGACGCGGAGCGATCCGCTGGGCGTGGCGGTGCTGTTCACGCGGAACGGTCTGCTGATAGCGGCCACGGTCATCGCCTGCCGGATCCTGTGGCGGCACACGGTGACGGAGCCGCGTCTCGCCGAGGCCGGGAAGGCTCCCGCCCAGGAGGCTCAGCCGGAGCGCGAGAAGGCCCTGTCCGGCTCGTTCTGA
- a CDS encoding MATE family efflux transporter, with protein sequence MSSHRRTLVRLARPVYFELLAGVAAGIINMIWVARLGGDAVAAVAVATNVENLLLGVVLMAGSGTTVLVARARGADDPGAVRAAVRGGTALCALLVPPVALGGYLLRDPLAALLLGGSGHPAHALATAYFAISLPGTAVFFATNVLDGILKGTGDTRTPMRLAFLANGLILVLDPLLIHAYGVPGAALATVTGRGVALAAGLLALRRDPLLKAARAARAALPTAAALRRTAATGLPMAVDFAVRMAGALALVSVVARLGVTEIAAYGIATKAMYVATMAFYAVRQAASIHSAHLLGAGRDERRAVGRQALLLGGTLGASAAILLLLAAGPVMRAFGAEPAVAEAGALFLRCLGPYLLLMAGYIALAGVFEGTGASPHLARITMAGVLVQFPLAYALSGAGLGLPGICLAMALAMGAQCAALGLLHRRTVTAAPGKTQNEPDRAFSRSG encoded by the coding sequence ATGTCCTCGCACCGCCGCACACTCGTCCGGCTCGCCCGCCCGGTCTACTTCGAACTCCTCGCGGGAGTCGCCGCCGGCATCATCAACATGATCTGGGTCGCCCGGCTCGGCGGGGACGCCGTCGCCGCCGTCGCGGTCGCCACCAACGTCGAGAACCTCCTGCTCGGGGTCGTCCTCATGGCCGGCTCCGGCACCACCGTCCTCGTCGCCCGCGCCCGGGGCGCCGACGACCCCGGCGCCGTCCGCGCCGCCGTCCGCGGCGGCACCGCCCTCTGCGCCCTGCTCGTGCCGCCCGTCGCCCTCGGCGGCTACCTGCTGCGCGACCCGCTCGCCGCCCTCCTGCTCGGCGGCTCCGGCCACCCCGCCCACGCCCTGGCCACCGCCTACTTCGCGATCTCGCTCCCCGGCACGGCCGTCTTCTTCGCCACGAACGTCCTCGACGGGATCCTCAAGGGCACCGGCGACACCCGCACCCCCATGCGGCTCGCCTTCCTCGCCAACGGGCTGATCCTCGTCCTCGATCCGCTGCTCATCCACGCGTACGGCGTCCCCGGCGCCGCCCTCGCCACCGTCACCGGCCGCGGCGTCGCCCTCGCCGCCGGCCTCCTCGCCCTGCGCCGCGACCCGCTCCTCAAGGCCGCGCGGGCGGCCCGGGCGGCCCTGCCCACGGCCGCCGCGCTGCGCCGCACCGCCGCCACCGGACTGCCCATGGCCGTCGACTTCGCCGTCCGGATGGCCGGAGCCCTCGCGCTCGTCTCCGTCGTCGCCCGGCTCGGCGTCACCGAGATCGCCGCCTACGGCATCGCCACCAAGGCCATGTACGTGGCGACCATGGCCTTCTACGCCGTCCGGCAGGCCGCCTCCATCCACAGCGCCCACCTCCTCGGCGCGGGCAGGGACGAACGGCGGGCCGTCGGCCGGCAGGCCCTCCTCCTCGGCGGCACCCTCGGCGCGAGCGCCGCGATCCTGCTGCTCCTCGCCGCGGGACCCGTCATGCGGGCCTTCGGCGCCGAGCCCGCGGTGGCGGAGGCGGGCGCGCTCTTCCTGCGCTGCCTCGGCCCCTATCTGCTGCTCATGGCCGGGTACATCGCGCTCGCCGGGGTCTTCGAGGGCACCGGAGCCAGCCCCCACCTCGCCCGGATCACCATGGCCGGCGTCCTCGTCCAGTTCCCGCTCGCGTACGCCCTCTCAGGCGCCGGACTCGGCCTCCCCGGGATCTGCCTCGCGATGGCCCTCGCCATGGGGGCCCAGTGCGCGGCCCTCGGCCTGCTGCACCGCCGTACCGTCACGGCGGCCCCCGGGAAGACTCAGAACGAGCCGGACAGGGCCTTCTCGCGCTCCGGCTGA
- a CDS encoding long-chain fatty acid--CoA ligase: MREFSLPALYEVPTDGNLTDLIRRNASQHPDVAVMGRKVDGVWTDVTATQFLAEVRGVAKGLIASGVEPGDRVALLSRTRYEWVLLDFAIWSAGGVTVPVYETSSPEQIQWILGDSGAAAVVVESEAHEESVASVRANLPELKAVWRIDTDAVARLTAEGADVSDELLDARMSAANADDPATIVYTSGTTGRPKGCVLSHRAFFAECGNIVERLKPLFRTGECSVLLFLPAAHVFGRLVEVASVMAPIRLGCVPDIKNLTDELASFRPTLILGVPRVFEKVYNSARAKAQADGKGKIFDKAAHTAIAYSRAIGTPQGPSFGLKLKHKVFDKLVFSKLRAVLGGRGEYAISGGAPLGERLGHFFRGIGFTVLEGYGLTESCAATAFNPWDRQKIGTVGQPLPGSVVRIADDGEVLLHGEHIFSRYWNNEAATAEALADGWFHTGDIGTLDEDGYLAITGRKKEILVTAGGKNVAPAVIEDRIRAHALVAECMVVGDGRPFVGALVTIDEEFLGRWASEHGKPAGSTAASLREDAELVAEVQRAIDDGNAAVSKAESVRKFRILPAQFTEEAGHITPSLKLKRNVVAKDFADEIEAIYAK; the protein is encoded by the coding sequence TTGCGCGAGTTCAGCCTTCCGGCCCTGTACGAGGTCCCCACGGACGGCAACCTGACGGATCTCATCCGCCGCAACGCCTCCCAGCACCCAGACGTCGCCGTGATGGGGCGCAAGGTCGACGGCGTCTGGACGGACGTCACCGCCACGCAGTTCCTCGCGGAGGTCCGTGGGGTCGCCAAGGGTCTGATCGCCTCCGGCGTGGAGCCGGGCGACCGGGTCGCGCTGCTCTCCCGTACGCGCTACGAGTGGGTGCTCCTCGACTTCGCGATCTGGAGCGCGGGCGGTGTCACCGTGCCGGTGTACGAGACGAGCTCGCCGGAGCAGATCCAGTGGATCCTCGGTGACTCGGGCGCGGCGGCCGTGGTGGTGGAGAGCGAGGCGCACGAGGAGTCGGTGGCCTCCGTCCGGGCGAACCTGCCGGAGCTCAAGGCCGTCTGGCGGATCGACACGGACGCGGTGGCCCGGCTCACGGCCGAGGGCGCGGACGTCTCCGACGAGCTGCTCGACGCGCGCATGTCGGCGGCGAACGCGGACGACCCGGCGACGATCGTCTACACCTCGGGCACGACCGGCCGCCCCAAGGGCTGTGTCCTGTCCCACCGGGCCTTCTTCGCCGAGTGCGGCAACATCGTGGAGCGGCTCAAGCCCCTCTTCCGTACGGGCGAGTGCTCGGTGCTGCTGTTCCTGCCGGCCGCGCACGTCTTCGGGCGGCTCGTCGAGGTCGCGTCCGTGATGGCGCCGATCCGGCTCGGCTGCGTCCCGGACATCAAGAACCTCACGGACGAGCTGGCCTCGTTCCGGCCGACGCTGATCCTGGGCGTGCCGCGCGTCTTCGAGAAGGTCTACAACTCGGCGCGGGCGAAGGCGCAGGCCGACGGCAAGGGCAAGATCTTCGACAAGGCCGCGCACACGGCCATCGCGTACAGCCGGGCGATCGGCACCCCGCAGGGCCCGTCCTTCGGTCTGAAGCTGAAGCACAAGGTCTTCGACAAGCTGGTCTTCAGCAAGCTGCGGGCGGTGCTCGGCGGTCGCGGCGAGTACGCCATCTCGGGCGGCGCCCCGCTGGGCGAGCGGCTCGGCCACTTCTTCCGCGGCATCGGCTTCACGGTCCTGGAGGGCTACGGCCTGACGGAGTCGTGCGCGGCGACGGCGTTCAACCCCTGGGACCGGCAGAAGATCGGCACGGTCGGTCAGCCGCTGCCGGGCTCGGTGGTGCGGATCGCCGACGACGGCGAGGTGCTGCTGCACGGCGAGCACATCTTCTCGCGGTACTGGAACAACGAGGCGGCGACGGCCGAGGCGCTGGCGGACGGCTGGTTCCACACGGGTGACATCGGCACGCTCGACGAGGACGGCTATCTCGCGATCACCGGCCGGAAGAAGGAGATCCTGGTGACGGCGGGCGGCAAGAACGTCGCCCCGGCGGTCATCGAGGACCGGATCCGCGCGCACGCGCTGGTCGCGGAGTGCATGGTGGTCGGCGACGGGCGTCCGTTCGTGGGCGCGCTGGTCACGATCGACGAGGAGTTCCTCGGCCGCTGGGCGAGCGAGCACGGCAAGCCGGCCGGTTCGACGGCGGCCTCCCTCCGTGAGGACGCGGAGCTCGTCGCGGAGGTCCAGCGGGCGATCGACGACGGCAACGCCGCGGTGTCCAAGGCGGAGTCGGTCCGCAAGTTCCGTATCCTCCCGGCCCAGTTCACGGAGGAGGCGGGGCACATCACCCCGTCCCTGAAGCTGAAGCGGAACGTGGTGGCGAAGGACTTCGCGGACGAGATCGAGGCGATCTACGCCAAGTAG
- a CDS encoding metallophosphoesterase has product MRVHVVSDVHGNAGDLAKAGEGADALICLGDLVLFLDYADHSRGIFPDLFGTENADRLVELRTARRFDEARDLGRSLWAALDVDRDTAIEAAVRRQYAELFAAFPTPTYATYGNVDIPQLWTDFAAPGTTVLDGERIELGGLVFGFVGGGLRTPMRTPYEISDEEYAAKVEALGDVDVLCSHIPPEVPELTYDTVARRFERGSRALLDAIHRVRPRYSLFGHVHQPLARRMRIGRTECVNVGHFASTGTPYALEW; this is encoded by the coding sequence ATGCGAGTCCATGTGGTCAGTGACGTGCACGGCAACGCCGGCGACCTCGCCAAGGCAGGGGAGGGCGCCGACGCCCTCATATGCCTCGGTGACCTGGTCCTCTTCCTCGACTACGCCGACCACAGCCGGGGCATCTTCCCCGACCTGTTCGGCACCGAGAACGCCGACCGGCTCGTCGAGCTCCGCACCGCCCGCCGCTTCGACGAGGCCCGCGACCTGGGCCGCAGCCTCTGGGCCGCGCTCGACGTCGACCGCGACACCGCCATCGAGGCCGCGGTCCGCCGCCAGTACGCCGAACTCTTCGCCGCCTTCCCCACCCCTACGTACGCCACCTACGGGAACGTCGACATCCCCCAGCTCTGGACGGACTTCGCCGCGCCGGGGACGACGGTCCTCGACGGCGAGCGGATCGAGCTCGGCGGACTCGTGTTCGGCTTCGTCGGCGGCGGGCTCCGCACGCCCATGCGCACCCCGTACGAGATCTCCGACGAGGAGTACGCCGCCAAGGTCGAGGCCCTCGGCGACGTCGACGTCCTCTGCTCCCACATCCCGCCGGAGGTGCCGGAGCTGACGTACGACACCGTGGCCCGCCGCTTCGAGCGCGGCAGCCGGGCGCTGCTCGACGCCATCCACCGGGTCCGGCCGCGGTACTCCCTCTTCGGCCACGTCCACCAGCCCCTCGCCCGGCGGATGCGGATCGGGCGCACCGAGTGCGTGAACGTCGGCCACTTCGCCTCGACCGGGACGCCCTACGCCCTGGAGTGGTGA
- a CDS encoding NYN domain-containing protein, with translation MEQPAHGGEPAGAAGDAAETLDHPLPEGVRRRVVALVADAFGGLTVAELPAPLRQYARFTASRRAKFAGNAMAAALESDPLFRQRIGERFKQGEPELAGAVETGTPPAAADPVDVAAAAYVLRPPGWVKLVAAAGEEAQRADAERADEAGRRELERLREELAAAQDRSRGETEQLRRDLDAARKEAESLQRKLRSAQSDVKRGEAALRKVQGEIEAARAESAAQVSAAESETRRLKARLGEVEAALEASRRTAREGRSVEDMRLRLLLDTVLDAAQGLRRELALPPVSVHPADTVDAVEPGRMSPKDIAARALSETDPALLDQLLALPQAHLVVDGYNVTKTGYPTMPLEKQRLRLLGGLSALAARSGAEVTCVFDGAELAAPVLLAPPRGVRVLFSKPGVTADELIRQLVRAEPPGRPVVVVSTDREVADGVAKAGARPVASALLLKRLSRLS, from the coding sequence GTGGAGCAGCCCGCGCACGGTGGTGAGCCGGCCGGCGCGGCAGGTGACGCTGCCGAGACGCTCGACCACCCATTGCCGGAAGGTGTACGGCGACGGGTCGTCGCGCTGGTCGCGGACGCCTTCGGCGGGCTCACCGTCGCGGAGCTGCCCGCGCCCCTGCGGCAGTACGCCCGCTTCACCGCGAGCCGGCGGGCCAAGTTCGCCGGCAACGCGATGGCCGCCGCCCTGGAGAGCGACCCGCTCTTCCGGCAGCGGATCGGCGAACGGTTCAAGCAGGGTGAGCCCGAGCTGGCCGGAGCCGTGGAGACCGGCACCCCGCCCGCGGCCGCCGACCCCGTCGACGTGGCGGCGGCCGCCTATGTGCTGCGCCCGCCCGGCTGGGTCAAGCTCGTCGCCGCCGCGGGCGAGGAGGCCCAGCGGGCCGACGCCGAGCGGGCCGACGAGGCCGGCCGGCGCGAACTGGAGCGGCTGCGCGAGGAGCTGGCCGCGGCCCAGGACCGCTCCCGGGGCGAGACCGAGCAGCTCAGGCGCGATCTGGACGCCGCCAGGAAGGAAGCGGAATCGCTTCAGCGCAAGCTGCGCAGCGCCCAGAGCGACGTCAAGCGGGGCGAGGCGGCGCTGCGCAAGGTCCAGGGCGAGATCGAGGCCGCGCGGGCCGAGTCGGCGGCCCAGGTGTCGGCCGCCGAGAGCGAGACCCGGCGGCTCAAGGCGCGGCTCGGCGAGGTCGAGGCGGCCCTGGAGGCGAGCCGCAGAACCGCCCGTGAGGGCCGCTCGGTGGAGGACATGCGGCTGCGGCTGCTGCTGGACACCGTCCTCGACGCGGCCCAGGGGCTGCGGCGCGAACTCGCGCTGCCGCCCGTCTCGGTGCACCCGGCGGACACCGTGGACGCGGTGGAGCCGGGGCGGATGTCCCCGAAGGACATCGCGGCGCGGGCGCTCTCCGAGACGGACCCGGCGCTGCTCGACCAGCTGCTCGCGCTGCCGCAGGCGCATCTGGTCGTCGACGGCTACAACGTCACCAAGACCGGCTATCCGACGATGCCGCTGGAGAAGCAGCGGCTGCGGCTGCTCGGCGGGCTCTCGGCCCTGGCGGCCCGCTCGGGCGCCGAGGTCACCTGTGTCTTCGACGGGGCGGAGCTGGCGGCCCCGGTGCTGCTCGCCCCGCCGCGCGGGGTGCGGGTGCTGTTCTCCAAGCCCGGCGTCACGGCGGACGAGTTGATCCGTCAGCTGGTCCGGGCGGAGCCGCCGGGCCGGCCGGTCGTGGTGGTCTCCACCGACCGCGAGGTGGCCGACGGGGTCGCGAAGGCGGGGGCGCGGCCGGTGGCGTCCGCCTTGTTGCTGAAGCGGCTTTCGCGCCTCTCGTGA
- a CDS encoding NlpC/P60 family protein, with translation MASHRRPKQPSRTRVTVLTVTAAAAVALTAQSGAQAAPAKPKIDEVKAKVEALNHEAEEATEQYNLADERRGKLQKEIGDLQDKVARGQQELNTLRDQIGSVASAQYRSGGIDPALQLFLSSDPDTYLDKASAIDQLSAQQADVLTSIQAKQRTLAQQRAEATSKLADLEDVRKTLGEKKKKFQGKLAEARKLLNTLTAAERQKMEQQEREQAQRASRDAGSRADLGNEVPANGFGAAALSAAATQLGKPYVSGAEGPNSYDCSGLTQWSYRQAGVTLTRTTYTQQNDGVKIGRSQLKPGDLVFFNSLSHVGLYAGNNTILHAPKPGAVVRYESMDYMGTFQFGVRIGG, from the coding sequence GTGGCGTCCCACCGTCGACCCAAGCAGCCGAGCCGCACCCGTGTGACCGTGCTCACCGTGACCGCGGCCGCCGCCGTGGCCCTCACCGCCCAGTCCGGTGCCCAGGCGGCCCCCGCCAAGCCGAAGATCGACGAGGTGAAGGCGAAGGTCGAGGCGCTCAACCACGAGGCCGAGGAGGCCACGGAGCAGTACAACCTCGCCGACGAGCGCCGCGGCAAGCTGCAGAAGGAGATCGGCGACCTCCAGGACAAGGTGGCCCGCGGTCAGCAGGAGCTCAACACCCTGCGCGACCAGATCGGTTCGGTCGCCAGCGCCCAGTACCGCTCCGGCGGCATCGACCCGGCGCTCCAGCTCTTCCTCTCCTCCGACCCGGACACCTACCTCGACAAGGCGTCCGCGATCGACCAGTTGAGCGCCCAGCAGGCCGACGTGCTCACCTCGATCCAGGCCAAGCAGCGCACGCTCGCCCAGCAGCGGGCCGAGGCCACCTCGAAGCTGGCCGACCTCGAGGACGTCCGCAAGACCCTCGGTGAGAAGAAGAAGAAGTTCCAGGGCAAGCTCGCCGAGGCCCGGAAGCTCCTCAACACCCTCACCGCGGCCGAGCGCCAGAAGATGGAGCAGCAGGAGCGCGAGCAGGCGCAGCGCGCCAGCCGCGACGCCGGCTCCCGGGCCGACCTGGGCAACGAGGTCCCCGCGAACGGCTTCGGTGCCGCCGCGCTCTCGGCCGCCGCCACCCAGCTCGGCAAGCCGTACGTCTCCGGTGCCGAGGGCCCCAACTCGTACGACTGCTCCGGTCTGACCCAGTGGTCCTACCGCCAGGCCGGCGTCACGCTCACCCGCACCACCTACACCCAGCAGAACGACGGCGTGAAGATCGGCCGCAGCCAGCTCAAGCCGGGCGACCTGGTCTTCTTCAACAGCCTGTCGCACGTGGGCCTGTACGCGGGCAACAACACGATCCTGCACGCCCCCAAGCCGGGCGCCGTCGTCCGCTACGAGTCCATGGACTACATGGGCACCTTCCAGTTCGGCGTCCGGATCGGCGGCTGA